One Ethanoligenens harbinense YUAN-3 genomic window carries:
- a CDS encoding GDSL-type esterase/lipase family protein: MQTKTHKQLFACFLAVLLIVFAALPAEAKTAEIRSPVYTALGDSIASGYKLNQSNNGYVGLFGSYLSAQTTNLARVGLDSAGLLKLLNSDQATVDQVKKSDIITISIGGNDLLPIFSALQPTSPTSLVAAVQAINGNAMQQKFQNAVTHFGQNWDKIIAQIKKLAPHAQIIATTLIDPYEGMVISVPVIAHFDLGGYADGYIKQINAVITGHAKSGQYAVADAYGLFMQHKTDKLTNADLAKLDFDPHPNAAGHRLLFQAHQAVALDFTQDALALSGPSRIVIPADGKSSHAQFSAQPLLSCFTTANASAQTAYTMEDPGATGAAIDVSTGTLYVYKPGTVKIKATLTTANGKLSAETIRTIRVTQALVTQAEWKQWAVPAGIGLAVLAAVLLILLLPRRKKRRPHDLPADREKTPV; encoded by the coding sequence ATGCAAACAAAAACCCACAAACAACTGTTCGCCTGTTTTCTGGCTGTTTTGCTGATTGTTTTCGCAGCCCTGCCGGCCGAAGCGAAAACGGCGGAAATCCGCTCGCCTGTCTACACCGCTCTGGGTGATTCCATTGCCAGCGGGTATAAGCTCAACCAAAGCAACAACGGCTATGTCGGCCTGTTCGGGTCCTATCTGTCCGCCCAGACGACCAACCTGGCGCGCGTCGGGCTGGACAGCGCCGGCCTGCTCAAGCTGCTCAACTCCGACCAGGCCACGGTTGACCAGGTGAAAAAATCCGATATCATCACCATTTCCATCGGTGGAAACGACCTGCTGCCCATCTTTTCCGCCCTCCAGCCAACGTCGCCCACCTCGCTGGTCGCCGCCGTGCAGGCCATCAACGGCAACGCGATGCAGCAGAAATTCCAGAACGCCGTGACGCACTTCGGGCAGAACTGGGACAAAATCATCGCGCAGATCAAAAAACTGGCCCCCCACGCGCAGATCATCGCCACCACACTGATCGACCCCTATGAGGGCATGGTCATCAGCGTGCCGGTCATCGCGCACTTCGACCTGGGCGGCTATGCCGACGGCTACATCAAACAGATCAACGCGGTCATCACCGGGCACGCGAAGTCCGGGCAATACGCCGTGGCAGATGCATACGGCCTGTTCATGCAGCACAAAACGGACAAGCTGACCAACGCCGACCTCGCCAAGCTCGATTTCGACCCGCATCCAAACGCGGCGGGGCACCGCCTGCTCTTTCAGGCGCATCAGGCCGTGGCTCTTGATTTTACGCAGGACGCGCTGGCTCTGAGCGGACCGTCGCGCATCGTCATCCCCGCCGACGGCAAAAGCAGCCACGCACAGTTCTCCGCGCAGCCGCTCCTCTCCTGCTTCACCACGGCGAACGCATCCGCTCAGACCGCCTACACAATGGAAGACCCCGGCGCCACCGGTGCCGCCATCGACGTCTCCACCGGCACCTTATATGTGTACAAACCCGGCACCGTGAAGATCAAAGCCACGCTCACCACGGCCAACGGGAAACTGTCCGCGGAAACGATCCGGACCATCCGCGTGACCCAGGCGCTGGTTACACAGGCCGAGTGGAAACAATGGGCTGTGCCCGCCGGCATCGGGCTGGCCGTGCTGGCGGCCGTGTTGCTCATCCTGCTGCTCCCGCGGCGTAAAAAGCGCCGGCCGCACGACCTCCCGGCAGACAGAGAAAAAACCCCCGTTTGA
- a CDS encoding EamA family transporter, translated as MNGYIALLVLSVAVASVSQLLLKAGAGRSHRGFLAEYCNPWTLGAYALLLCSTLLTVAAFKGLAFKNAPVIESLGYLFVLVLSRLFFREKITRRKLAGNLLIVAGVLIFYL; from the coding sequence ATGAACGGGTATATTGCACTGCTGGTGCTGTCGGTGGCGGTGGCGTCGGTTTCTCAGTTGCTGTTGAAGGCCGGGGCCGGCCGGTCGCACAGGGGCTTTCTGGCCGAATATTGTAATCCCTGGACGCTGGGCGCCTACGCCCTGCTGCTGTGTTCCACGCTGCTTACGGTCGCGGCGTTTAAAGGGCTGGCGTTCAAAAACGCGCCGGTGATCGAATCTTTGGGTTACCTGTTTGTGCTGGTCCTCAGCCGCCTGTTTTTTCGGGAAAAAATCACCCGCCGCAAGCTGGCGGGCAATCTGCTCATCGTGGCGGGCGTGCTGATTTTTTATCTCTGA
- the pepT gene encoding peptidase T, with amino-acid sequence MRAYERLLRYVAYPTTSDEAAPASVCPSTEGQRVLANALADELCGLGLENARVDVYGYVYGTLPANCAEERPVLGLIAHMDTSDAASDEGVKPRIVRAYDGGDIVLNEEKGVVLRAAAFESLRDHVGEDLIVTDGTTLLGADDKAGIAEILTTVETLRESGARHGTIQIAFTPDEEIGRGADRFDVKGFGADYAYTVDGGAIGEIEYENFNAASADVTVHGVNIHPGSAKNKMKNALRIGMAFDALLPPHELPECTEGYEGFHHLTRMSGTEERAELHYIVRDHDRETFERKKAGFKQAAAFLNERYGGGTVEVALRDSYYNMKEKVEPFLFLIENAKQAMREAGVEPMVVPIRGGTDGARLSFMGLPCPNLPTGGHHFHGRFEYISIQSMDRMVDVLVRLLRV; translated from the coding sequence TTGAGAGCATATGAACGTCTGCTGCGGTATGTCGCATACCCCACCACGTCGGACGAGGCGGCGCCCGCCTCCGTCTGCCCCAGCACCGAGGGGCAGCGGGTGCTGGCAAACGCGCTGGCGGATGAACTGTGCGGCTTGGGGCTGGAAAACGCACGCGTGGATGTATATGGCTATGTGTACGGCACCTTGCCCGCCAACTGTGCGGAAGAGCGGCCCGTGCTGGGGCTCATTGCCCATATGGACACCAGCGACGCGGCCAGCGACGAGGGTGTGAAGCCGCGCATCGTGCGCGCGTATGACGGCGGCGACATCGTATTGAACGAAGAAAAAGGCGTGGTGCTGCGCGCGGCTGCGTTCGAGAGCTTGAGGGACCATGTGGGGGAAGACCTCATCGTGACTGACGGCACCACCTTGCTCGGTGCGGACGACAAGGCGGGTATTGCCGAAATCCTCACCACGGTGGAAACGCTGCGGGAGAGCGGCGCAAGGCACGGCACCATCCAGATCGCGTTCACGCCGGACGAGGAGATCGGGCGCGGAGCCGACCGGTTCGATGTGAAAGGCTTCGGCGCCGATTATGCCTATACCGTGGACGGTGGCGCCATCGGTGAAATCGAATATGAGAATTTCAACGCGGCCTCGGCGGATGTGACGGTACACGGCGTCAATATCCACCCGGGCAGCGCCAAGAACAAAATGAAAAACGCCCTGCGCATCGGCATGGCGTTTGACGCGCTGCTGCCTCCCCACGAGCTGCCGGAATGCACCGAGGGGTATGAAGGGTTCCACCACCTCACGCGGATGTCCGGTACAGAGGAGCGTGCGGAACTGCACTATATCGTTCGCGACCATGACCGGGAAACATTTGAACGCAAAAAGGCCGGTTTCAAACAAGCGGCGGCCTTCCTCAACGAGCGGTACGGCGGCGGGACGGTCGAAGTCGCGCTGCGGGACAGCTATTACAATATGAAAGAGAAGGTCGAGCCGTTCCTGTTCCTCATTGAAAACGCCAAACAGGCGATGCGGGAAGCGGGCGTGGAGCCGATGGTCGTGCCCATCCGCGGCGGTACCGACGGCGCGCGTCTCTCGTTCATGGGGCTGCCGTGCCCCAACCTGCCCACCGGCGGCCACCATTTCCACGGCCGGTTTGAATACATTTCCATCCAGTCCATGGATCGGATGGTGGATGTGCTGGTGCGGCTGCTGCGGGTTTAA
- a CDS encoding EamA family transporter: MSSRKGKRLPRRRWVLLLFLQGVVAVYAAASAAAKFASGHAFGSSGFFLYYGAELVLLGAYALLWQQAVKRMSLTTAYANRSVAVFWGLLISAAVFGEQITLRNLLGVGVIFAGVLLVNTDQEGQA; this comes from the coding sequence ATGAGCAGCCGGAAAGGAAAGCGGCTGCCCCGCAGGCGGTGGGTGCTTCTGCTGTTTTTGCAGGGCGTGGTGGCGGTCTACGCGGCGGCTTCGGCAGCGGCGAAGTTTGCGTCCGGCCACGCATTCGGTTCGTCGGGCTTTTTCCTGTATTACGGTGCCGAGCTGGTGCTGTTGGGCGCTTACGCGCTGCTGTGGCAGCAGGCTGTTAAGCGCATGAGCCTAACCACCGCCTATGCCAACCGGAGCGTGGCGGTTTTCTGGGGGCTTTTGATTTCGGCGGCGGTGTTCGGCGAACAAATTACTCTGCGCAACCTGCTGGGTGTGGGCGTGATCTTTGCGGGCGTGCTGCTGGTGAACACCGACCAAGAGGGACAGGCATGA
- a CDS encoding glycosyltransferase family 2 protein: protein MEKLSFLVPVYNSKDTIASVVRRIAAAVQALETPLDFEIVLVDDGSRDGVYTVCRQLAVELPYVRSFRLARNFGQANALMAGLNQITGDYVVCLDDDLQTPPEEFPKLYHTMQSGGFDVVYGYYEQKKHSAFRNFGTALNEQMQTFILNKPCNIHTSSYFIARRYVVDVVKRYDKPFPYLPGLFLLVTGSVASIPIRHAARHAGRSGYGLVKLVQLWMNGFTNFSVRPLRIASFAGAVIALCAFVMTAVLFILKLSGQDIQVGWTSTIVIMLFIGGVQLLSVGILGEYIGRIYLSVNQTPQYVIKPQPPTGSGAAERVCAQKNTAGV from the coding sequence ATGGAAAAGCTATCGTTTTTGGTGCCGGTCTACAATTCCAAAGACACCATTGCGTCGGTGGTCCGGCGCATCGCGGCGGCCGTACAGGCATTGGAAACGCCGCTGGATTTTGAGATCGTGCTGGTAGATGACGGCAGCCGGGACGGCGTGTATACCGTCTGCCGGCAGCTTGCGGTGGAGCTGCCGTATGTGCGGTCGTTCCGGCTGGCGCGCAATTTCGGGCAGGCCAACGCGCTGATGGCCGGGCTCAACCAGATTACCGGCGACTATGTGGTCTGCCTGGACGACGATTTGCAGACCCCGCCGGAGGAGTTCCCGAAGCTTTACCATACCATGCAGAGCGGCGGTTTCGACGTGGTTTACGGTTATTACGAGCAGAAAAAGCACAGCGCTTTCCGCAATTTCGGCACGGCGCTGAACGAACAGATGCAGACGTTTATTCTGAACAAACCGTGCAATATCCATACCTCCAGCTATTTTATTGCCAGGCGGTATGTGGTGGATGTGGTCAAACGCTACGACAAGCCGTTCCCCTATCTGCCCGGCTTGTTCCTGCTGGTGACCGGCAGCGTGGCCAGCATCCCCATCCGGCACGCCGCCCGGCACGCCGGTCGCTCCGGCTACGGGCTGGTGAAACTGGTGCAGCTCTGGATGAACGGGTTCACCAATTTTTCGGTCAGGCCGTTGCGTATCGCGTCGTTTGCGGGGGCGGTCATCGCGCTGTGCGCGTTTGTGATGACGGCGGTGCTGTTCATTCTCAAGCTCTCCGGGCAGGATATCCAGGTGGGCTGGACCTCCACCATCGTCATCATGCTGTTCATCGGCGGCGTGCAGCTGCTGTCGGTGGGCATTTTGGGCGAGTACATCGGTCGGATCTATCTGAGTGTGAACCAGACGCCGCAGTATGTCATCAAGCCCCAGCCGCCCACCGGTTCCGGTGCCGCCGAGCGGGTCTGCGCGCAGAAGAACACAGCGGGGGTCTGA
- a CDS encoding ATP-grasp domain-containing protein has protein sequence MGHTVAIIGANDFQNQAILLAKSLGYTTHVFAWADGAVGKDTANHFYPVSITEKERILEICRPLRLDGVFSIGSDLAVPTVSYLAARLGLPGNSEACAAVSTNKFRMRRRFRERGIPTPRFWEVASPAESDAVDAPFPLIVKPTDRSGSRGVTRVEDRATLREAVARCVGCSFEKKAIVEEYIEGDEYSAESISFRGRHRLLAVTQKFTTGAPHFIETGHVQPAPVPPGAVRDAVFAALDALEITCGASHAEFKVTSAGEVRLIEVGARMGGDCIGSDLVRLSTGHDFLRMTLDAACGKAPDFTPVSVPQTAFVRFLFGQADLDTLHVMQEEAPDVLRRVSAIEPPAGRPVTDSSNRLGYYLGACADERFVRLRSLLGFAQAVPQ, from the coding sequence ATGGGGCATACGGTTGCCATCATCGGCGCAAACGATTTCCAGAATCAAGCCATCCTGCTGGCCAAATCGCTTGGATACACCACGCATGTGTTTGCGTGGGCCGATGGCGCGGTGGGAAAAGATACGGCTAATCATTTCTACCCGGTAAGCATCACCGAAAAGGAGCGCATCCTGGAGATCTGCCGCCCGCTTCGGCTGGACGGCGTGTTTTCCATCGGCTCCGACCTGGCTGTGCCCACCGTGAGCTATCTGGCCGCCCGGCTTGGCCTGCCGGGTAACAGCGAGGCCTGCGCGGCGGTTTCCACCAACAAGTTCCGTATGCGGCGGCGGTTTCGGGAGCGGGGCATTCCCACGCCTCGCTTTTGGGAGGTGGCATCCCCGGCGGAGAGCGATGCAGTGGATGCGCCGTTCCCGCTCATCGTCAAGCCGACCGACCGTTCGGGCAGCCGCGGTGTGACGCGTGTGGAAGACCGGGCAACCCTGCGGGAAGCGGTCGCGCGGTGCGTTGGCTGTTCCTTTGAGAAAAAGGCCATCGTGGAAGAGTACATTGAGGGCGACGAATACAGTGCCGAGAGCATCTCCTTCCGGGGACGGCACCGGCTGCTGGCAGTGACGCAGAAATTTACCACCGGCGCGCCCCACTTCATAGAGACCGGGCATGTCCAGCCCGCGCCGGTGCCACCCGGCGCGGTGCGGGATGCGGTGTTTGCCGCGCTGGACGCGCTGGAAATCACCTGCGGCGCTTCGCACGCGGAGTTCAAGGTCACGTCGGCCGGTGAGGTGCGGCTCATTGAGGTGGGTGCGCGGATGGGCGGCGACTGCATCGGCTCCGACTTGGTGCGGCTCTCCACCGGGCATGATTTCCTGCGGATGACGCTGGACGCCGCCTGTGGAAAGGCGCCGGACTTTACGCCCGTTTCGGTTCCACAGACGGCATTCGTGCGCTTCCTGTTCGGGCAGGCTGATCTGGATACCCTGCACGTCATGCAGGAAGAGGCTCCGGACGTGCTGCGGCGGGTGAGCGCCATCGAGCCGCCGGCCGGCCGGCCGGTGACTGACAGTTCCAACCGCCTTGGTTATTATCTTGGTGCGTGCGCGGATGAGCGGTTTGTGCGCCTGCGCTCCCTGCTGGGTTTTGCGCAGGCCGTGCCGCAATGA
- the rffA gene encoding dTDP-4-amino-4,6-dideoxygalactose transaminase yields MISFNVPPFVGKELDYIAEAVKVNHKISGDGSFTRKCSAWMQERFGVRRALLVTSGTHALEMAAMLCDIRPGDEVIMPSYTFVSTANAFLLRGAVPVFVDIRPDTLNIDERLIEDAVTEKTRAIVAVHYAGVACEMDTICAIAARHGLTVVEDAAHGFLARYKGRFLGTIGRFGAFSFHETKNYSMGEGGALLLDDAEQSARAEIIREKGTDRSRFFRGEIDKYTWVDIGSSYLPSDLNAAYLFAQLEQAHMIFQDRLRAWAFYRAALADLAEAGCVELPVVPPECAHNAHMFYLKCRDLEERSHLLAWLKEHDVDAVFHYIPLHSSTAGRKYGRFHGEDRYTTRESERICRLPLYFGISAADQMAVVDAVHAFYQHTAVCKTRSADREVLA; encoded by the coding sequence ATGATCTCTTTCAATGTACCCCCGTTTGTCGGCAAAGAATTGGACTATATTGCCGAAGCGGTCAAAGTCAACCACAAGATCAGCGGCGACGGTTCATTCACCCGCAAATGCAGTGCCTGGATGCAGGAACGCTTCGGTGTGCGGCGTGCGCTGTTGGTCACTTCCGGCACGCACGCGCTGGAGATGGCCGCCATGCTTTGTGACATCCGGCCCGGGGACGAAGTCATCATGCCGTCCTATACGTTCGTCTCCACCGCCAATGCGTTTTTGCTGCGGGGGGCGGTGCCGGTGTTCGTCGATATCCGGCCGGATACGCTGAATATCGACGAGCGGCTGATTGAGGATGCCGTCACCGAAAAAACACGCGCTATCGTTGCGGTGCATTACGCGGGCGTGGCCTGCGAGATGGACACCATCTGCGCCATTGCCGCCCGCCATGGGCTGACGGTGGTGGAGGATGCGGCGCACGGGTTCCTTGCGCGGTACAAAGGGCGGTTCCTGGGCACCATTGGGCGGTTTGGCGCGTTCAGTTTCCACGAAACGAAGAATTACTCGATGGGGGAGGGCGGCGCGCTGCTGCTGGATGATGCGGAGCAGTCCGCCCGCGCCGAGATCATCCGGGAAAAAGGCACCGACCGCAGCCGCTTTTTTCGTGGGGAGATCGACAAATACACCTGGGTGGACATCGGTTCGAGCTATCTGCCCAGCGATCTCAATGCGGCCTATCTGTTCGCCCAGTTGGAGCAGGCGCACATGATCTTTCAGGACCGGCTGCGCGCTTGGGCGTTTTACCGTGCGGCGCTTGCCGATCTGGCGGAGGCCGGGTGCGTCGAGCTGCCGGTGGTGCCGCCGGAATGCGCGCACAACGCCCATATGTTTTACTTGAAATGCCGTGATCTGGAGGAGCGTAGCCATCTGCTCGCGTGGCTCAAGGAGCATGACGTGGACGCGGTGTTCCATTATATTCCGCTGCATTCCTCCACGGCCGGCCGGAAATACGGCCGCTTCCACGGAGAAGACCGTTACACCACCCGGGAAAGCGAACGCATCTGCCGCCTGCCGCTCTATTTCGGGATCAGCGCCGCGGATCAGATGGCGGTGGTGGACGCGGTCCATGCCTTTTATCAACACACCGCGGTTTGCAAAACGCGCAGCGCGGACCGGGAGGTTCTGGCTTGA